A portion of the Desulfotignum phosphitoxidans DSM 13687 genome contains these proteins:
- a CDS encoding glycosyltransferase: MTEKSVSMLVVFRNAETLIEKKIHNFLQLKYPSDQLDLVLVSDGSTDASRQMAGAAETRNSRIRFFHFDAHQGKIACLNFGITQCKGDLIVLTDVDAILDSESISILNACFEDASIGGVCGRRVVGKTRSKIQSGQKQFIQWDTLIKKLEMENAMSITSHEGKLYAVRKSLYVTIPPGVTDDAFLSLSIVRQGYGFGFDPDAVASIPAPSRDTRHELMRRKRIVSTSLNGLWINRSLFNWRRYGFFSAGLFINKVLRRMVPVFLIFVFVSSLALSDFFPMAVCFWLQVIGYGYFFSYPLIWVRLPDTARGFGWAKKVAAVGYFFCVGMAGTLWGCIHFFSKEKISKWDPIKE, encoded by the coding sequence ATGACAGAAAAATCGGTTTCAATGCTGGTGGTCTTCAGAAATGCGGAAACTTTGATTGAAAAAAAGATTCACAATTTTTTGCAGCTGAAATATCCATCGGATCAACTGGATCTGGTTCTGGTTTCCGACGGGTCTACCGATGCATCCAGGCAAATGGCTGGGGCAGCTGAAACCCGGAACTCACGAATCCGGTTTTTTCATTTTGATGCACATCAGGGAAAAATTGCCTGCCTGAATTTCGGTATCACCCAGTGCAAAGGAGATCTCATTGTCTTGACGGATGTGGATGCAATCCTGGATTCAGAATCCATTAGTATTCTGAATGCCTGTTTTGAGGATGCCTCAATCGGAGGGGTGTGCGGACGGCGTGTGGTGGGTAAGACCCGTTCAAAAATTCAGTCCGGACAGAAACAATTTATCCAGTGGGATACATTGATTAAAAAACTGGAAATGGAAAATGCAATGAGCATCACTTCCCATGAAGGAAAATTGTATGCCGTTAGAAAATCATTGTATGTAACCATCCCCCCGGGTGTCACGGATGATGCATTTTTGTCCTTGTCCATTGTCAGGCAGGGGTACGGGTTTGGTTTTGATCCGGATGCCGTCGCGTCTATCCCGGCTCCTTCACGCGATACCCGGCATGAACTGATGCGGCGGAAACGCATCGTATCCACAAGCCTGAACGGGTTGTGGATCAACCGGTCTTTGTTCAACTGGCGGCGATATGGTTTTTTTTCCGCAGGACTGTTCATCAACAAGGTGCTCCGGCGCATGGTCCCTGTTTTTCTGATTTTTGTGTTTGTCAGTTCATTGGCATTGTCTGATTTTTTCCCCATGGCGGTTTGTTTCTGGCTCCAGGTGATCGGGTATGGATATTTTTTTTCATACCCCCTGATCTGGGTCCGACTCCCGGACACTGCCCGCGGGTTTGGCTGGGCCAAAAAGGTTGCTGCAGTCGGGTATTTTTTTTGTGTGGGCATGGCCGGCACCTTGTGGGGATGTATCCATTTTTTTTCAAAAGAAAAGATATCTAAATGGGATCCGATCAAAGAATAG
- a CDS encoding O-antigen ligase family protein, producing MTPFIPVDWYLALITSAIVFIYLIVSKKLPPFFYNNLNKWLFLFLLVNVLATFLSPFQEEAFSGMIVLFQIYFFIYLNLVFLTENGLKNILPLVLGISVGFNGLIAGLEYFMGIQIFMVGEPGGGRVYGLTSGANNMAVWSIMAIPPLIYKLMTASSPGQFLGWLSLNIFAIMGLISSESRAGFLVFLIMLMLIVYMNRHLFQPRFLGLVISGISLCFLMVAVAIPDEYFERQKTLLAEDQYQDTALQRRQAYIRVGLASFFEHPVLGTGTFTFPQVWVNSIESRFFKMTERGAHNTYLDIMVGLGVVGLLVLLGLFFRIFKDFMNALSNFEMIGDEPMHGITQAYLVSFVCLVVYCLFKTMLDNKMFILLISISQVVYILSSEKKEQVHGYAG from the coding sequence GTGACACCTTTCATTCCTGTGGACTGGTACCTGGCTCTCATTACCAGCGCCATTGTTTTCATCTATCTGATCGTCAGCAAAAAACTCCCGCCTTTTTTTTATAACAACTTAAACAAATGGTTGTTTCTTTTCCTGTTGGTAAATGTTCTGGCCACTTTTCTTTCCCCTTTTCAGGAAGAGGCTTTTTCCGGCATGATCGTGTTGTTCCAGATATATTTCTTCATTTATCTCAACCTGGTGTTTTTAACGGAAAATGGATTGAAAAATATTCTTCCCCTGGTATTGGGTATCAGTGTCGGGTTCAATGGGTTGATCGCCGGACTTGAGTATTTCATGGGTATTCAGATTTTCATGGTTGGCGAGCCGGGCGGTGGGCGTGTGTATGGTCTGACCAGCGGTGCCAACAACATGGCGGTCTGGTCCATTATGGCCATACCGCCGTTGATTTATAAACTCATGACGGCATCGTCACCCGGCCAGTTTTTGGGATGGCTCAGCTTAAACATTTTTGCCATTATGGGACTGATCAGTTCGGAATCCCGGGCCGGTTTTCTTGTATTTCTCATCATGCTGATGCTGATCGTTTACATGAATCGTCATCTGTTTCAACCCCGATTTCTCGGGCTGGTCATATCCGGCATCAGTTTGTGTTTTTTAATGGTGGCCGTGGCGATTCCTGACGAATATTTTGAACGGCAGAAAACGCTTCTGGCGGAAGATCAGTACCAGGACACGGCCTTGCAGAGACGGCAGGCATATATTCGTGTGGGTCTGGCCTCTTTTTTTGAACACCCGGTTTTAGGAACCGGCACTTTCACTTTTCCTCAGGTCTGGGTCAACTCCATTGAATCGCGGTTTTTCAAGATGACGGAACGGGGCGCCCATAACACATATCTGGATATCATGGTGGGACTGGGTGTTGTCGGACTACTGGTGTTGCTGGGATTATTTTTCCGGATTTTCAAAGATTTCATGAATGCTTTGAGCAATTTTGAAATGATCGGGGATGAACCCATGCATGGCATCACTCAGGCGTATCTGGTCTCTTTTGTGTGTCTGGTGGTGTATTGCCTCTTTAAAACCATGCTGGATAACAAAATGTTCATTCTTTTGATTTCCATATCCCAGGTGGTTTATATTCTTTCTTCAGAAAAAAAAGAACAGGTTCATGGATATGCCGGCTGA
- a CDS encoding sugar transferase encodes MDLKLNNFGQYNPKNTAGYRTSYELLNRGVNLILSIFFMVFSIPLMVVLIPVVIFVNGWPFIYAGVRLGKNKNKFVMYKFRTLPVDFEQQYDAQLVSYSHGYRLPWFCRFMRDTRLDEIPQLLNIIKGEMDFVGPRPVRPSVYNAFCRSIKGYDKRFSVKPGLIGYSQLFTPHSTPKRIRSFIDNRATRFKKNILCDTLIILLAGFGVITKTIHLLSRISVTLTMEKVLRQYTNKRGLDRIKQKDGLVEFCAETGQFDYFCMDFEPDRGILKDINEEYIRVDTRVPLKKDRVMFRALAKVKTKLGQTHRKSFFSYGTVFKVYEIEDQRYKYAYILRYEPVSELNRYFVDQYFLRKSLMRYVI; translated from the coding sequence ATGGATCTGAAATTGAACAACTTTGGTCAGTATAATCCAAAAAATACAGCCGGATATCGAACTTCCTATGAGTTGTTGAATCGGGGGGTGAACTTGATTTTATCCATATTTTTCATGGTCTTTTCAATTCCCTTGATGGTCGTGCTGATTCCCGTTGTGATTTTTGTGAACGGGTGGCCTTTCATCTATGCCGGGGTCCGTCTGGGGAAAAACAAAAATAAGTTTGTCATGTATAAATTCCGAACATTGCCCGTGGATTTCGAGCAGCAGTATGATGCCCAGCTGGTATCCTACAGCCATGGTTACCGACTTCCCTGGTTCTGCAGATTCATGCGGGATACCCGTCTGGATGAAATTCCGCAATTGTTGAATATTATCAAAGGGGAAATGGATTTCGTGGGACCCAGACCGGTTCGTCCATCGGTCTATAACGCGTTTTGCCGGTCCATCAAAGGATATGACAAACGCTTTAGTGTAAAACCCGGATTGATCGGGTATTCACAGCTTTTCACGCCCCACAGTACCCCCAAACGGATTCGGTCATTTATTGACAACCGGGCCACCCGGTTCAAGAAAAATATTTTGTGCGATACGTTGATCATTCTTCTGGCCGGATTTGGCGTGATCACCAAAACGATTCATTTGTTGAGCCGGATATCTGTAACCCTGACAATGGAAAAAGTGTTGCGCCAATATACGAATAAGCGGGGTCTGGATCGAATCAAGCAAAAAGACGGGCTTGTGGAGTTCTGTGCCGAAACCGGACAGTTTGATTATTTCTGTATGGATTTTGAACCGGACCGGGGAATTTTAAAGGATATCAATGAAGAATATATCCGGGTGGATACCCGGGTGCCGCTGAAAAAAGACCGGGTGATGTTCCGGGCTTTGGCCAAGGTTAAAACCAAACTGGGACAGACTCACCGGAAATCTTTTTTCAGTTATGGCACTGTTTTTAAAGTGTATGAAATTGAGGATCAACGGTATAAATATGCATATATTCTCCGGTATGAACCGGTTTCAGAACTGAATCGGTATTTTGTGGATCAGTATTTTTTAAGAAAAAGCCTGATGCGGTATGTCATCTGA
- a CDS encoding GumC family protein, with the protein MKRSNDYIRNFVTIFFAQKTAIFIVALVIIGGAFLYVVLYPPLYAATCSIILKGSITVKNPESIEAMPTDIAMMRENDIFSEIEIIKANVVSEKTADELISKGLIFENIVTEKDRKAAANRIMSNLTPSINPRTDTINIMVTWDDAEKARIILEVLVKQYFNYRSEIFKPREAENFFAEQLRKFSEELNQRENELMHLTMGMETPDSGIAMENNMRTLDSLEQQLLSLKQQYFDQKYKVDLMQKDIQSSDTSFFSYVGNPQLNDLSNMVMEIVRQRNIAARTFHPQSKKIQNYNKQIDAAFDGFKKEVTSFLAAEKSQLENISRKMQFIEDRIKKIRNENMSLYESSVRAKMLERQIDVLEDSYTTFNKRLEEAKISNTYQTSSLFTVSLLTRPEAGRTPVYPNKRKVMLLGILGGVIFGIAAGFTLEFFNHTFKTPEDVENNTDMVYIFSIPE; encoded by the coding sequence ATGAAAAGATCCAACGATTATATCAGAAATTTTGTGACCATATTTTTTGCTCAGAAAACCGCTATTTTTATAGTGGCTTTGGTGATTATCGGCGGGGCGTTTTTATATGTTGTGCTGTATCCGCCTCTTTACGCCGCAACCTGTTCGATCATTCTTAAAGGCAGCATTACCGTGAAAAATCCGGAAAGCATTGAAGCCATGCCGACAGATATTGCGATGATGCGTGAAAATGATATTTTTTCCGAGATCGAAATCATCAAAGCCAATGTGGTATCTGAAAAAACAGCCGATGAACTGATATCAAAAGGATTGATCTTTGAAAATATCGTCACGGAAAAGGATCGAAAAGCCGCTGCCAACCGGATCATGTCAAATCTTACTCCGTCCATCAATCCGCGGACCGATACCATCAATATCATGGTCACATGGGATGATGCTGAAAAAGCCAGGATTATTCTGGAGGTGCTGGTCAAACAGTATTTTAATTACCGGTCGGAAATTTTCAAACCCCGGGAGGCGGAAAACTTTTTCGCGGAACAGTTGAGAAAATTCTCCGAAGAGCTGAACCAGCGGGAAAATGAACTCATGCACTTGACCATGGGAATGGAAACCCCGGATTCAGGCATTGCCATGGAAAACAACATGAGAACCCTTGATTCTCTGGAGCAGCAGCTGTTGAGCTTGAAACAGCAGTATTTTGATCAGAAATACAAAGTGGATCTGATGCAAAAAGATATTCAGTCCAGTGACACCTCGTTTTTTTCCTATGTGGGAAATCCCCAGCTCAACGACCTGTCAAATATGGTGATGGAAATTGTCCGACAGCGTAATATTGCAGCCAGGACCTTTCATCCCCAGAGTAAAAAAATACAGAACTATAACAAACAGATCGACGCTGCGTTTGACGGATTCAAAAAAGAGGTCACCAGCTTTCTGGCGGCAGAAAAGAGTCAACTGGAAAATATCAGTCGGAAAATGCAGTTTATTGAAGATCGAATAAAAAAAATTCGGAATGAAAACATGTCGTTATATGAATCATCCGTGCGGGCAAAAATGCTGGAACGGCAGATCGATGTGCTGGAAGATTCCTATACGACTTTTAACAAACGGCTGGAAGAGGCCAAAATATCCAATACCTATCAAACCAGCAGTCTGTTCACCGTCAGTCTGCTGACACGACCGGAAGCCGGCAGGACTCCGGTTTATCCCAATAAACGCAAAGTGATGCTGCTGGGTATTCTCGGGGGAGTCATTTTCGGAATTGCGGCCGGATTTACATTGGAGTTTTTCAACCACACATTTAAAACACCCGAGGATGTTGAAAACAATACAGATATGGTTTATATTTTTTCAATTCCTGAGTAG
- a CDS encoding polysaccharide biosynthesis/export family protein, giving the protein MYPSDQDLFLEYKIQPGDVLDVMFQIKAQPQETFVIDLYHQIKVVYPDLPELNTEQKIMPTGHIILPYIGQVKVEGLTLQEATNLLEEKYQYVLLDPQVSVSVTNMDVRIEQIRRDLMTAPRGLSKLVNVRPDGFATFPLIGNFFVAHKSIDQVNVLIQQEYQDYLPGMQADLYLHEQAGSAVYVLGEVNEPGTYTIKKPINLIQAITMAGSFTQDAKLETVVLFRKHEQKLIARRVNLENLLTLKDSEAFFFLKPEDIVYVPKTHISSLAVLIQQIADIALFRGWSIGGGTFQWMDDLNQ; this is encoded by the coding sequence ATGTATCCGTCTGATCAGGATCTTTTTCTGGAATATAAAATACAGCCCGGGGATGTGCTGGATGTAATGTTCCAGATCAAAGCCCAGCCCCAGGAAACATTTGTCATCGACCTGTATCACCAGATCAAGGTGGTGTATCCGGATCTGCCGGAACTGAACACGGAGCAGAAAATCATGCCCACAGGCCACATCATCCTGCCGTATATCGGGCAAGTGAAGGTGGAAGGGCTCACTTTGCAGGAGGCCACCAATTTGCTGGAGGAAAAATACCAGTATGTTCTGCTGGACCCTCAGGTGTCGGTGTCGGTCACCAATATGGATGTGCGGATCGAGCAGATCAGACGGGATCTGATGACCGCCCCCCGGGGATTGAGCAAGCTGGTGAATGTAAGGCCGGACGGATTTGCCACTTTTCCTTTGATCGGGAATTTTTTTGTGGCCCATAAATCAATCGATCAGGTCAATGTGTTGATCCAGCAGGAATATCAAGATTATCTGCCGGGCATGCAGGCGGACCTGTATCTGCATGAACAGGCCGGCTCAGCCGTTTATGTGCTGGGAGAAGTCAATGAGCCGGGCACTTACACCATCAAAAAACCCATCAATCTGATCCAGGCCATTACCATGGCCGGCAGCTTTACTCAGGATGCCAAACTGGAAACCGTGGTGCTGTTCAGAAAACATGAGCAGAAACTGATTGCCAGGCGGGTGAATCTGGAAAATCTTTTGACTCTGAAAGACAGTGAAGCATTTTTCTTTTTAAAACCTGAAGATATCGTATATGTGCCCAAAACCCATATCAGCTCCCTGGCTGTCTTGATACAACAGATTGCGGATATTGCTCTGTTCAGGGGCTGGAGTATCGGCGGCGGTACCTTCCAATGGATGGATGATCTGAATCAATGA
- a CDS encoding tyrosine-protein kinase family protein, translating into MMNGELTQPSYLKQFLAAQKGKQPGSSKPVAGSYRDSFLSKPLTDSSSETESVEKSGDTSAQNSCQKPAVTSFEKKENLIWKNNAARFPEDELPSLSAKSVKQLESNFRELMMVEANIDPLVKLGNALYVSSCFNGEGKTISAISTAFGLAFYSQKEVLLIDGNHHNPQLHKLFGVSHGPGFLDFCAGIVKIEDIVMPTLHKGLSLVTIGSEDLPGPREKELEQALAELSVNFDYVICDGCSIMSSSAALRDIKHFTAGLLVIECEKTRWEVLQIAEDKVKKTGGPTRLGVIFNRRKYYIPSIVYKFISKK; encoded by the coding sequence ATGATGAACGGGGAATTGACACAACCGTCTTATTTAAAACAATTTCTGGCTGCTCAGAAAGGTAAACAACCGGGTTCTTCCAAGCCGGTTGCCGGCAGTTACCGGGACAGTTTTTTGTCGAAACCTTTGACGGATTCATCAAGTGAAACAGAAAGCGTTGAAAAATCCGGAGACACTTCAGCGCAAAATTCTTGTCAAAAACCCGCTGTCACATCATTTGAAAAAAAAGAAAATCTAATCTGGAAAAACAATGCAGCTCGATTCCCGGAAGATGAACTGCCTTCCCTGTCCGCCAAATCTGTTAAACAGCTGGAATCCAATTTCAGAGAATTGATGATGGTGGAAGCCAATATCGATCCACTTGTCAAGCTGGGCAATGCATTGTATGTGTCTTCGTGTTTTAATGGAGAGGGCAAAACCATTTCAGCGATCAGCACTGCGTTTGGTCTGGCGTTTTATTCCCAGAAAGAGGTGCTGCTCATAGACGGCAATCACCATAATCCCCAGCTGCATAAATTGTTCGGTGTCAGCCATGGGCCGGGTTTCCTGGATTTCTGTGCGGGAATCGTCAAAATCGAGGATATTGTAATGCCCACCCTGCATAAAGGGCTGAGTCTTGTGACCATTGGATCAGAAGATTTGCCCGGTCCCCGTGAAAAAGAGCTGGAACAGGCACTGGCGGAATTGAGTGTAAATTTCGACTATGTGATATGTGATGGATGTTCCATCATGTCATCGTCCGCTGCCCTTCGGGATATCAAACATTTCACTGCCGGTCTGCTGGTGATCGAATGTGAAAAAACCAGGTGGGAGGTTTTACAGATCGCAGAAGACAAGGTGAAAAAAACCGGTGGTCCCACCCGCTTGGGTGTGATTTTCAACCGGCGGAAATATTATATTCCTTCCATTGTTTATAAATTTATTTCCAAAAAGTGA
- a CDS encoding ExeA family protein codes for MYKEYYLMQDEPFAAFPSPYLFYKSKNHIKAWKNIVHNLQKKEPVVMVAGEYGTGKTLLCLKMLRFMEKYKVQPRIHIPSPGYDFSMVLEKIAKELGLNVDSGNMAEFRRSIYEYFETDSSAKTRYLYLIIDDIHEFDYAFISELTKLITFNYNGYFPIKLFMFGHKSFMKNLEKRNLISFKQRVRVVTLAALNMPEVTEYIYFRLISSGAAGSPVFNEEAIALITEVSRGLPRLINKICDSSLVVAYKRRVNVIDRSVVAIALAEEGIVDFDDHVGSAQTSRAQVAVAENSTSARTYRSDRSEPRVMRHPVQEPVREPESLRKTEAGRQVNDLFTDSEQRNQSKERKRFSTMDLKKSAFIDGKTLTIACLILLIVLMMLFFVRDIRMNSMPAPENMLQNGTGSVITKPIQYPMSEQKKEIVVKKYIFRPEPDAAVLPTHEWFVRPVVEEFFDTQTQDSPLVTESDTAEPVLYDKHVTQIFNQNG; via the coding sequence ATGTATAAAGAATACTATTTAATGCAGGATGAGCCGTTTGCGGCCTTTCCCTCGCCGTATCTCTTTTACAAATCCAAAAATCATATTAAAGCCTGGAAGAATATTGTTCACAACCTGCAAAAAAAAGAACCAGTGGTCATGGTTGCCGGTGAATATGGCACCGGTAAAACCCTGCTTTGTCTGAAAATGCTTCGGTTCATGGAAAAATACAAGGTACAGCCCCGGATTCACATCCCCTCACCCGGGTATGATTTTTCCATGGTACTTGAAAAAATTGCCAAAGAACTCGGTCTAAATGTTGATTCAGGCAATATGGCGGAATTCAGACGTTCGATATATGAATATTTTGAAACAGATTCGTCTGCCAAAACCCGGTATCTTTATTTGATAATAGATGATATCCATGAATTTGATTATGCATTCATTTCTGAACTGACAAAACTGATTACTTTTAATTATAATGGATATTTTCCCATAAAACTTTTTATGTTCGGCCATAAGAGTTTTATGAAAAATCTGGAAAAACGGAATCTGATTTCTTTTAAACAGCGGGTTCGGGTGGTGACACTGGCGGCTTTAAATATGCCTGAAGTTACGGAATATATCTATTTCCGTCTGATTTCGTCCGGTGCAGCCGGCAGTCCGGTGTTCAATGAAGAAGCCATTGCTTTGATAACGGAAGTGAGCAGGGGATTACCGCGACTGATCAACAAAATCTGTGACAGCAGTCTGGTCGTCGCTTATAAACGGCGGGTCAATGTCATTGACAGATCGGTTGTGGCGATTGCGCTGGCGGAAGAGGGTATTGTTGATTTTGATGATCATGTCGGGTCGGCTCAGACATCCCGGGCGCAAGTGGCTGTTGCAGAGAATTCGACATCAGCCCGCACATATCGATCAGATCGATCAGAACCCAGGGTGATGAGACATCCGGTCCAAGAACCCGTAAGGGAGCCGGAGTCTTTGCGAAAAACAGAGGCGGGAAGACAGGTCAATGACCTGTTTACCGATTCGGAACAGAGAAACCAATCCAAAGAAAGGAAACGTTTTTCAACCATGGATTTGAAGAAAAGCGCGTTTATCGATGGCAAGACTTTGACCATTGCCTGCCTGATCCTTTTGATTGTGCTGATGATGCTGTTTTTCGTCAGAGATATTCGGATGAATTCCATGCCGGCGCCCGAGAATATGCTGCAAAACGGTACTGGCAGTGTGATTACAAAACCCATTCAATACCCCATGTCGGAACAAAAAAAGGAAATAGTGGTAAAAAAATATATTTTCCGGCCTGAGCCGGATGCAGCAGTTCTTCCAACGCACGAATGGTTTGTCCGACCCGTGGTGGAAGAATTTTTTGATACTCAGACACAAGACAGTCCCTTGGTGACCGAATCAGATACAGCGGAGCCGGTTTTGTATGACAAACATGTGACTCAAATTTTCAACCAGAATGGATAA
- a CDS encoding helix-turn-helix domain-containing protein: MGNSDVKENHLKKIRIELGLTITALSRLANVSTKVISQTERMLTDPTQVTKSKIVKGLNEALSTNERKIDYSTVFPNDSF; this comes from the coding sequence ATGGGAAATTCTGATGTAAAAGAAAATCATCTGAAAAAAATCAGGATTGAGCTTGGACTTACAATTACTGCGCTTTCTCGGCTGGCCAATGTCAGTACCAAAGTGATCAGTCAAACCGAGCGGATGTTGACGGATCCAACCCAGGTGACAAAGAGCAAAATTGTAAAAGGCTTGAATGAGGCCCTGTCAACCAATGAGAGAAAAATCGATTATTCAACGGTTTTTCCCAATGACAGCTTTTAG
- a CDS encoding alpha/beta hydrolase, translated as MATAVIIKNQTIRLQALLGKGTGNHGVVITHPHPLYGGNMVNPVVVRTASAFAQQGFTTLRFNFRGTGGSSGMYDNGHGEQTDVIAALEFLKDQGCDPLYLAGYSFGSRVNASVMAGGYDIFDHIMISPPVAFMSFDDIAALPSTGLVITGQNDEIAPPGRIQAHLDRWGITPRVEVIPGCDHFYAGHLDSLHQSLSHYFS; from the coding sequence ATGGCAACTGCGGTGATCATCAAAAACCAGACCATCCGGCTCCAGGCCCTGCTGGGCAAAGGAACCGGTAATCACGGGGTGGTGATCACCCATCCCCATCCATTGTATGGGGGGAATATGGTTAACCCCGTGGTGGTCCGGACCGCGTCTGCTTTTGCTCAGCAGGGATTTACCACGTTGCGGTTCAATTTCCGGGGCACGGGCGGCAGCTCCGGCATGTACGACAACGGCCATGGAGAACAAACCGATGTCATTGCAGCGCTTGAATTTCTCAAAGACCAGGGCTGCGACCCCCTTTATCTGGCGGGCTACTCTTTTGGATCCCGGGTCAATGCATCGGTCATGGCCGGCGGTTATGACATTTTTGATCATATCATGATTTCACCCCCCGTGGCTTTCATGTCTTTTGACGATATCGCGGCATTGCCGTCCACCGGCCTGGTCATCACCGGCCAGAACGATGAAATCGCTCCGCCTGGCAGAATCCAGGCCCATCTGGACCGCTGGGGGATTACGCCGCGGGTTGAGGTTATTCCGGGGTGCGATCATTTTTACGCAGGACACTTGGATTCCCTTCACCAAAGCCTTTCTCACTATTTTTCATAA
- a CDS encoding CTP synthase — MAENTKYIFVTGGVLSSLGKGLASAAIGMLLESRGLTVTIQKLDPYINVDPGTMNPFQHGEVYVTDDGTETDLDLGHYERFTHARLGKSNNFTTGKIYHQVITKERRGEYLGGTVQVIPHITDEIKQSICLVSNDVDVVIVEIGGTIGDIESLPFLEAIRQFKADAGPGNVIYIHLTLVPYIKTACEVKTKPTQHSVKELRSIGIQPDILLCRTEHYLSQDIKDKIALFCNVESDAVFTAKDVDCIYEVPLVYNKEGLGTKILKKLNIWARSPRLDEWREMVEKLKHPRFSVRIAIVGKYVDLTESYKSLNEALTHGGISNEARVDLQFVDSTTLTEKNVAEVLSASDGILVPGGFGSRGIEGKILAARYARENKVPYFGICLGMHMAVIEIARHLAGMEDANGEEFDPDTPYPVIYLMKEWFDEQTGQVEKRDETSDKGGTMRLGAYPCRLVPDTFAFNAYKQENISERHRHRYEFNNAYKERLEKAGLVISGTSPDHELVEIVELADHPWYLGCQFHPEFKSRPMDPHPLFKAFIRASLKNAKK; from the coding sequence ATGGCTGAAAATACCAAATATATTTTTGTCACCGGTGGGGTCCTGTCCTCTTTAGGTAAAGGGTTGGCCTCCGCCGCCATCGGAATGCTGCTGGAAAGCCGGGGGCTCACGGTCACGATCCAAAAACTGGATCCTTACATCAATGTGGACCCCGGCACCATGAATCCGTTTCAGCACGGGGAAGTCTATGTCACGGATGACGGGACTGAGACGGATCTGGATCTGGGGCATTATGAACGGTTCACCCATGCCCGGCTGGGAAAAAGCAACAATTTCACCACGGGAAAGATTTACCACCAGGTGATCACCAAAGAGCGCAGGGGCGAGTACCTGGGCGGCACCGTGCAGGTGATCCCCCATATCACCGATGAGATCAAGCAGAGCATCTGCCTGGTATCCAATGATGTGGATGTGGTGATTGTGGAGATCGGGGGCACCATCGGGGACATTGAATCTCTGCCCTTTCTGGAGGCGATCCGCCAGTTCAAGGCAGATGCCGGCCCCGGCAACGTGATCTACATTCACCTGACCCTGGTGCCCTATATCAAGACGGCCTGCGAGGTCAAGACCAAACCCACCCAGCACAGTGTCAAGGAACTGCGCAGTATCGGGATCCAGCCCGATATCCTGTTGTGCAGAACCGAGCATTACCTGTCCCAGGATATCAAGGACAAGATCGCGCTGTTCTGTAATGTGGAATCCGATGCCGTGTTCACGGCCAAGGATGTGGACTGCATCTATGAGGTGCCGCTGGTGTATAACAAGGAAGGCCTGGGCACCAAGATTCTGAAAAAACTCAATATCTGGGCCAGAAGTCCGCGGCTTGATGAATGGCGGGAGATGGTGGAAAAGCTCAAACATCCCCGGTTCAGTGTCAGGATTGCCATTGTGGGCAAATATGTGGATCTCACCGAAAGCTATAAAAGCCTGAACGAGGCCCTGACCCATGGCGGAATTTCCAATGAGGCCCGGGTTGATCTCCAGTTTGTGGATTCCACCACATTGACGGAAAAAAATGTGGCGGAAGTGCTGTCTGCCAGTGACGGAATCCTGGTGCCCGGCGGATTCGGTTCCAGGGGCATTGAAGGAAAAATCCTGGCGGCCCGGTATGCCCGGGAAAACAAAGTGCCTTATTTCGGCATCTGTCTGGGTATGCACATGGCCGTGATCGAGATCGCCCGGCATCTGGCCGGCATGGAAGATGCCAATGGCGAGGAGTTTGATCCGGATACGCCTTACCCGGTTATTTACCTGATGAAAGAATGGTTTGACGAGCAGACCGGCCAGGTGGAAAAGCGGGATGAAACATCCGATAAAGGCGGCACCATGCGGCTGGGCGCGTATCCCTGCCGGCTGGTGCCCGATACTTTTGCCTTCAATGCCTACAAGCAGGAAAATATTTCAGAGCGGCACCGCCACCGGTATGAGTTCAACAATGCCTACAAGGAACGTCTGGAAAAAGCCGGCCTGGTCATTTCCGGGACATCGCCGGATCATGAGCTGGTGGAAATTGTCGAACTGGCAGATCATCCCTGGTACTTAGGGTGCCAGTTCCATCCGGAATTCAAGTCCAGGCCCATGGATCCCCATCCCTTGTTCAAGGCGTTTATCCGGGCATCCTTGAAAAACGCCAAAAAATAA